In Halobaculum magnesiiphilum, the following proteins share a genomic window:
- a CDS encoding tyrosine-type recombinase/integrase, with protein sequence MDPLIEDYLSDVEASKAYGTYENRKSDLRIYHDWLDKHDLEVTEVGSRDIHRFLREQGKKFSNSTAASRHDSVKLLYDFLAGVWDMVEESPFEDLKRSNYTKSTGGKKHQTDDIVYVTPDDKEAMAEHVPTPTLRNELILRLLYQTGVRRGELAIIEIDNIDREARSIRVYAPKTDEWRIVYYQPSLDFLLTQWMDSGYRSAYKPAEESPYLFVSERAERLSDHAINQIVKKAAENAGIQDVMYTDGGGQKRHRITAHAFRHGHAVQAIKNDIDIRRLQLHLGHEKIDTTQQYLQFKNEEVQAAMKKFNPSPEGPETA encoded by the coding sequence ATGGACCCGCTCATCGAGGACTACCTCTCCGATGTGGAAGCATCGAAGGCGTACGGGACCTACGAGAATCGGAAGTCAGATCTGCGTATCTACCATGACTGGCTGGACAAGCACGACTTGGAGGTCACCGAGGTCGGGAGTCGTGACATCCACCGTTTCCTCCGTGAGCAAGGCAAGAAGTTCTCCAACTCGACCGCAGCCAGCCGGCATGACTCGGTGAAGCTGCTGTACGACTTCCTCGCCGGCGTGTGGGATATGGTCGAGGAGTCCCCGTTCGAGGACCTCAAGCGGAGCAACTACACCAAGAGCACCGGCGGGAAGAAGCACCAGACCGACGATATCGTGTACGTCACCCCGGACGACAAGGAGGCGATGGCCGAACACGTACCAACCCCCACACTTCGGAACGAACTCATCCTCCGGCTGCTCTACCAGACTGGTGTTCGACGGGGTGAGCTGGCGATCATCGAGATCGACAACATCGACCGTGAGGCTCGCTCGATCCGAGTGTACGCACCGAAGACCGACGAGTGGCGGATCGTGTACTACCAGCCCTCCCTCGACTTCCTGCTGACCCAGTGGATGGATAGCGGCTACCGGAGCGCGTACAAGCCCGCCGAGGAGTCCCCGTACCTCTTCGTGTCCGAGCGAGCCGAGCGACTCAGTGACCACGCTATCAACCAGATCGTGAAGAAGGCCGCCGAGAACGCCGGGATACAGGACGTCATGTACACCGACGGAGGCGGACAGAAGCGCCACCGGATCACAGCACACGCCTTCCGGCACGGTCACGCCGTCCAAGCGATCAAGAACGACATCGACATCCGCCGGCTGCAGCTTCATCTCGGCCACGAGAAGATCGACACGACCCAGCAGTACCTCCAGTTCAAGAACGAGGAGGTGCAGGCCGCTATGAAGAAGTTCAACCCGTCCCCGGAAGGTCCGGAGACGGCCTGA